In the genome of Pichia kudriavzevii chromosome 4, complete sequence, one region contains:
- a CDS encoding uncharacterized protein (PKUD0D06350; similar to Saccharomyces cerevisiae YKR014C (YPT52); ancestral locus Anc_1.289), with protein MAQVQKPRLAQFKLVLLGESAVGKSSIVQRFVKNSFDELRESTIGAAFMTQSVKLTPQEIGEGDGDGVTIKFEIWDTAGQERYRSLASMYYRNAQAALVVYDITHPDSLNKAKYWIRELQKQANSDILIALVGNKKDLEDQRKISNDDVVSLANEFNLLHFQVSAKTGENVNEMFKAIAMKMPYQFQLAKGKNSTNKFADGSNGNPIDLSKRPSTNEQDCAC; from the coding sequence ATGGCACAAGTACAGAAACCGAGGCTGGCGCAGTTCAAGCTAGTTCTTCTTGGGGAATCTGCTGTGGGGAAGTCGTCGATTGTGCAACGATTTGTGAAGAAttcatttgatgaattaaGGGAATCTACAATTGGAGCCGCCTTTATGACACAATCGGTGAAATTGACACCCcaagaaattggagaaggCGATGGAGACGGTGTGACCATCAAGTTTGAGATCTGGGACACGGCGGGACAAGAGAGGTACAGGTCACTTGCGTCGATGTATTACAGAAACGCACAAGCTGCCCTTGTCGTGTATGACATCACGCATCCGGACTCGTTGAACAAGGCTAAATACTGGATAAGGGAGCTACAGAAACAGGCAAACAGTGATATCTTGATAGCCTTGGTAGGCAATAAGAAGGATCTAGAAGACCAGCGGAAAATATCCAATGATGATGTCGTATCGTTGGCAAACGAATTCAATTTGTTGCATTTCCAAGTAAGTGCTAAAACTGGTGAGAACGTCAATGAAATGTTCAAAGCTATTGCAATGAAAATGCCATATCAATTCCAGTTGGCTAAAGGTAAAAACAGCACTAATAAGTTTGCTGATGGTAGTAACGGTAATCCGATTGATCTATCAAAGAGGCCATCCACTAATGAGCAGGATTGTGCTTGTTGA
- a CDS encoding uncharacterized protein (PKUD0D06330; similar to Saccharomyces cerevisiae YKR016W (FCJ1); ancestral locus Anc_1.288) has product MEWEEGIYIYGNWLHQQLCATPTMLSASQLSKRTLRMAKRGRVLHRGYSQNTTPPPSIKTHFSQEEPKKPFSVAGFLFKVSLLTAAVYGTAATAALIYEPLQDPYLEYFPYGEEVMDKIDYTWKHRKEIMQFDYKKYYNTKHDEFATSFNKTAEKLGIDEYVGIPHNGVGASSLSAQEELKSKEQEKKDKFLVLSNSDLPPKEEKKNDTDALAQAPLLNEAKSVIPKIKIDTADPNITAIISSVNTLIDELNSTKVGENTPKLIDQIHIGLAKLSSSFNPEDVNDAISGNLQYLKDKFEQDKTALVQQLTSTAEETKKALEAKHKESLEKELAEIKKTLELEYENRLKKTEIELVEKFNASVSEKIETERNNKLKNLEALETRINAIENFELELSKVATSYTTFKEIRKTLSKVRSLLVSNTVSDVRGENLVAEFDRLRELTEPLDNKLIAATLNSLPSNKELLVNGGVLTQSQILSRWELLVPQLRANSLLPENPGILGYAASAVFSKFLWSKSGVPIRTEDQLIGNDVESVIARVNSYLHKNQLDYAVEEVASLKGIPRQLANDWIVETRRKLEIQFLVDLLSAEVDVSA; this is encoded by the coding sequence ATGGAGTGGGAAGAAgggatatatatatacgGGAATTGGCTCCACCAACAACTTTGTGCAACACCAACGATGCTATCCGCTTCACAGCTATCCAAGAGAACTCTTCGCATGGCCAAGAGGGGTAGAGTTCTCCATAGAGGATATTCTCAAAACACGACTCCTCCACCTAGCATCAAGActcatttttctcaagaAGAGCCAAAGAAACCGTTCTCAGTTGCCGGTTTCCTCTTCAAAGTTTCCCTTTTAACTGCCGCAGTTTATGGTACAGCTGCCACAGCGGCATTGATCTATGAACCTTTACAAGATCCttatttggaatatttCCCCTACGGTGAGGAAGTGATGGATAAAATCGACTATACTTGGAAACATAGAAAGGAGATTATGCAATTTGATTATAAGAAATACTATAACACTAAACATGATGAGTTTGCCACTTCCTTCAACAAAACTGCTGAAAAGTTAGGAATCGACGAGTATGTTGGTATTCCTCACAATGGAGTTGGCGCTTCATCACTCTCGGCCCAAGaggaattgaaatcaaaggaacaagagaagaaggacaagTTCCTCGTCCTCTCTAACTCAGATCTTCCTCcaaaggaggaaaagaagaatgaCACCGATGCGCTTGCACAAGCTCCATTACTTAATGAAGCAAAGTCTGTCATTcctaaaatcaaaatcgATACTGCTGATCCTAACATCACTGCAATCATCTCTTCCGTCAACACtttgattgatgaattgaacTCCACAAAGGTTGGTGAAAATACTCCTAAATTGATTGACCAGATTCATATTGGCTTAGCAAAgttatcttcatcttttAACCCGGAGGATGTGAATGACGCCATTTCTGGTAATTTGCAATACTTGAAGGATAAGTTTGAGCAAGACAAAACTGCATTGGTTCAACAGCTAACTAGCACGGCTGAGGAGACCAAAAAAGCATTGGAAGCTAAACATAAAGAATCCCTTGAAAAGGAGCTTgctgaaatcaaaaagacTTTGGAACTGGAATACGAAAATAGGTTAAAGAAGACTGAGATTGAgttggttgaaaaattcaatgcATCTGTTTctgaaaagattgaaacagaaagaaataataaattgaagaatctaGAAGCGTTAGAAACAAGAATaaatgcaattgaaaactttgaattaGAACTTTCTAAGGTTGCAACCTCTTACACtactttcaaagaaatcagaaAGACTCTTTCTAAAGTTAGATCCCTATTAGTTTCAAATACTGTATCTGATGTACGGGGTGAAAACCTAGTTGCCGAATTTGACAGATTGAGAGAACTAACCGAGCCTTTAGACAACAAATTAATTGCCGCTACTCTGAACTCATTACCTTCTAATAAGGAGCTATTGGTTAACGGCGGTGTATTAACACAATCTCAAATTCTTAGTAGATGGGAACTTTTGGTACCACAACTAAGAGCAAACTCTCTACTACCTGAAAATCCAGGTATTTTAGGTTATGCGGCATCTGCTGTTTTCTCTAAGTTCCTGTGGTCCAAGTCCGGTGTTCCAATTAGAACCGAAGACCAACTTATTGGTAATGATGTTGAGTCCGTTATTGCGAGAGTTAATAGTTATTTACACAAGAACCAGTTGGACTATGCAGTTGAAGAGGTTGCAAGTTTGAAAGGTATTCCAAGACAACTAGCTAATGACTGGATAGTTGAGACAAGACGTAAGCtagaaattcaatttttggTTGACTTGCTCTCAGCGGAAGTTGATGTATCTGCATAA
- a CDS encoding uncharacterized protein (PKUD0D06310; similar to Saccharomyces cerevisiae YJL014W (CCT3); ancestral locus Anc_5.163), with protein sequence MQAPVVFLNTSTQRQSGREAQIQNITAAKAVADIIRSCLGPKAMLKMLLDPMGGIVLTNDGHAILREIDVAHPAAKSMIELSRTQDEEVGDGTTSVIILAGEILAQTYPYIEKNIHPVVIIQALKQALSDALEIIHKISIPIDLDNDEKVIKLISASIGTKYISKWSEKMCKLSLKAVRNVLVQDGDYKEIDIKRYVRVEKIPGGEIEDSMVLDGILLNKDVVHPKMKRHIENPRIILLDCPLEYKKGESQTNVEITNEKDWNRLLEIEEEQVKLMCENILQFKPDLVITEKGVSDLAQHYLLKGGCTALRRVKKSDNNRIARATGATIVNRVEDLKESDVGNDCGLFEVKLIGDEYFTFLVQCKNPKACTVLLRGPSKDILNEIERNLQDAMAVTRNVFFEPSLSPGGGATEMAVSVGLSEKSKKIEGVQQWPYQAVADAFEVIPRTLIQNCGGNPIRVLSQLRAKHANGEFTWGIDGDAGKVVDMNQYGIWEPEVIKQQSAKTAIESACMLLRVDDIVSGVRQQN encoded by the coding sequence ATGCAGGCACCAGTTGTATTCTTAAATACTTCCACACAGAGACAGTCTGGTAGAGAGGCacaaatccaaaacatCACCGCGGCAAAGGCTGTTGCCGATATCATCAGGTCATGTCTAGGTCCAAAGgcaatgttgaagatgttaCTCGATCCAATGGGAGGTATAGTACTAACCAACGATGGTCATGCGATTCTAAGAGAAATCGATGTTGCGCATCCTGCAGCAAAATCTATGATTGAGCTATCGAGGACacaagatgaagaagttggtGATGGTACTACATCCGTCATTATCTTAGCAGGTGAAATATTGGCCCAGACATATCCATATATCGAGAAGAACATCCATCCGGTTGTCATTATTCAGGCCTTGAAGCAAGCGCTATCCGATGCTCTGGAAATAATTCacaaaatatcaattccaattgatttagacaatgatgaaaaagtGATCAAGTTAATATCTGCTTCAATCGGTACTAAATATATCTCCAAATGGTCCGAAAAAATGTGTAAATTATCCTTGAAGGCTGTTAGAAACGTTCTTGTTCAAGACGGAGATTATAAGGAAATAGACATAAAGAGGTACGTTAGAGTTGAAAAGATCCCTGGTGGGGAAATAGAAGACTCTATGGTTTTAGATGGTATTTTGTTGAATAAGGATGTTGTTCATCCTAAAATGAAGAGACACATAGAGAACCCAAGAATCATATTACTTGACTGTCCATTGGAATATAAGAAGGGCGAGTCTCAAACTAATGTCGAAATTACTAACGAAAAGGACTGGAATAGATTATTGGAAATCGAGGAAGAGCAAGTCAAGTTAATGTGTGAAAATATCCTACAATTCAAACCGGATTTGGTTATAACAGAAAAAGGTGTAAGTGATTTGGCTCAACATTATCTATTAAAAGGCGGTTGTACTGCTTTAAGAAGAGTCAAGAAGTCAGACAACAATAGAATTGCAAGAGCAACAGGCGCCACTATTGTGAATAGAGTCGAGGATTTGAAAGAGTCTGATGTTGGTAATGATTGTGGATTATTCGAGGTCAAGCTTATTGGTGACGAATATTTTACTTTCCTTGTTCAATGTAAAAACCCAAAAGCATGTACTGTTCTATTAAGAGGTCCATCAAAGGATAttttaaatgaaattgaaaggaATTTGCAGGATGCAATGGCGGTCACCAGGAATGTTTTCTTCGAACCTTCTTTATCTCCAGGTGGTGGTGCAACTGAAATGGCCGTCTCTGTTGGCTTGTCAGAGaagtcaaagaaaattgaaggtGTTCAGCAATGGCCATATCAAGCTGTTGCTGATGCTTTTGAGGTTATTCCTAGAACAttaattcaaaattgtGGAGGCAACCCCATCAGAGTGTTATCCCAATTGAGAGCTAAACACGCCAATGGCGAATTCACATGGGGTATTGATGGTGATGCTGGTAAGGTTGTTGATATGAATCAGTACGGCATTTGGGAACCAGAGGTTATCAAGCAACAGAGTGCCAAGACTGCAATTGAAAGTGCCTGTATGCTTCTACGTGTAGATGATATTGTCAGTGGAGTACGTCAGCAAAATTAG
- a CDS encoding uncharacterized protein (PKUD0D06340; similar to Saccharomyces cerevisiae YJL081C (ARP4); ancestral locus Anc_1.287) — MTVFSQGCVKIKIARCYTHGQHVYTLHSPACQELQEETMSTAAPQVYGADEINAVVLDPGSYRTTAGYAGYDQPSIILPSFYGDDGKGKQIFDENVLFAKPPDGLDIKPIIHNNLIVDWDGAMEQFHYIFKELEVHPHEQPLMLTESTMNSYSNKVKMMEYVFEKENFCAFYAIKQPTCVSFAHGRPNCLVVDIGHDLVTVTPVIDGLCLRNQVRGTRYAGSFLNQQLVQFLESRNIEYVPQFQVKNKELSYWENSSSLAKFTSINNNNNVKQSVIDFHYLRTLREMKELLFECSMDEEVKVPEDITKEIDQDSTRWFELPNGLNVPFTEYERLRLSNSLFNPKDTFQPIVKGWENDCDGNIIKVVGTENDISSKDYVPLRRSKKNEEDDSANAEGDAANHSNSNSTNNTNSKKSNDSEASKSTQTTTTAENNETAALGLTKLVQSVLNNLDIDLKPQLANNIILTGSTTLIPRLNERLNNDLMLLNPSLKIRVHSAGNNIERKYASWIGGSILSSLGTFHQLWVSKAEYEEVGAEHLIVNRFR; from the coding sequence atgacaGTTTTCAGTCAGGGGTGCGTGAAGATCAAGATTGCAAGGTGCTATACTCATGGTCAACATGTATATACTTTACATTCTCCTGCGTGCCAAGAGCTCCAAGAAGAAACCATGTCCACGGCTGCTCCACAAGTTTACGGTGCCGATGAAATTAATGCTGTTGTTTTAGACCCTGGCTCTTATAGAACAACGGCGGGATATGCTGGATACGATCAGCCATCAATTATTTTACCATCGTTTTATGGCGATGATGGCAAGGGCAAGCAAatatttgatgaaaacgTACTATTTGCAAAACCTCCAGATGGACTAGACATAAAGCCAATTATACACAATAATCTCATTGTTGACTGGGATGGAGCAATGGAACAATttcattatattttcaaagaattagaAGTTCACCCACACGAGCAGCCTCTGATGCTAACTGAGTCAACAATGAACAGTTATTCAAACAAAGTTAAGATGATGGAATACgtatttgaaaaggagaatTTTTGTGCATTTTACGCTATTAAACAACCAACCTGTGTAAGTTTCGCCCACGGTAGACCCAATTgtcttgttgttgatattggaCATGATTTGGTAACAGTTACACCTGTCATTGATGGTCTTTGTTTGAGAAACCAAGTTAGAGGAACTAGATATGCTGGCTCTTTTTTGAACCAGCAGTTGGTACAGTTCTTAGAATCTAGAAATATCGAATACGTTCCCCAATTTCAGGTTAAGAATAAGGAATTGTCATATTGGGAAAATAGTTCTTCGCTAGCTAAATTTACttccatcaacaacaataataacgTCAAACAGAGCGTAATTGACTTTCATTACTTGAGAACGCTCAGAGAGATGAAGGAATTATTATTCGAATGTTCGATGGATGAAGAGGTGAAGGTTCCCGAGGACATAACAAAGGAAATCGATCAAGACTCAACCAGGTGGTTTGAATTACCTAATGGGCTGAATGTTCCGTTTACTGAATATGAGAGGCTTAGACTTTCCAATTCTTTGTTTAATCCTAAGGATACCTTCCAACCAATAGTTAAAGGTTGGGAGAATGATTGTGACGGCAATATAATCAAGGTTGTGGGAACTGAGAATGACATAAGCAGTAAGGACTATGTGCCTTTAAGGAGATCTAAGaagaatgaagaagatgacTCTGCGAATGCCGAAGGAGATGCTGCAAACCATTCTAATTCTAATTCTACCAACAACACTAATAGCAAAAAGAGTAATGATAGTGAGGCTTCGAAATCTAcacaaacaacaacaactgctgaaaacaatgaaacTGCAGCTCTTGGTTTGACCAAATTGGTTCAGTCGGTATTGAACAATCTAGACATCGACTTGAAGCCTCAATTGGCTAACAACATCATTTTGACTGGATCAACTACGTTGATCCCAAGATTAAATGAAAGATTAAACAACGACCTAATGCTATTGAACCCAAGTTTAAAGATCAGAGTCCACTCTGCCGGTAATAATATAGAGCGGAAATATGCATCATGGATTGGCGGTTCTATACTATCATCATTGGGcacatttcatcaactaTGGGTATCAAAGGCAGAAtatgaagaagttggagCTGAACATCTGATTGTCAATAGGTTTAGATAG
- a CDS encoding uncharacterized protein (PKUD0D06360; similar to Saccharomyces cerevisiae YPR016C (TIF6); ancestral locus Anc_8.118) has product MAARAQFENSNEVGVFSKLTNSYALVAVGGSENFYSAFEAELGDVIPIVHTTIAGTRIVGRMTAGNRRGLLVPTQTTDQELLHLRNSLPDTVKIQRIEERLSALGNVICCNDYVALVHPDIERETEEIIADVLGVEVFKQTIAGNVLVGSYCSLSNQGGLVHPQTTIQDQEELSSLLQVPIVAGTVNRGSNVVGAGMVVNDWLAVAGLDTTAPELSVIESIFRLQDNQPDAIGSNLRDTLIETYS; this is encoded by the coding sequence ATGGCTGCCAGAGCACAATTCGAAAACTCCAACGAAGTCGGTGTCTTCTCAAAGTTGACAAACTCATACGCCCTTGTTGCGGTGGGTGGTTCTGAAAACTTTTATTCTGCTTTTGAAGCTGAATTAGGAGATGTTATTCCAATTGTCCACACCACTATTGCCGGCACTAGAATAGTAGGTCGGATGACTGCCGGTAACAGGAGGGGTCTTCTAGTTCCAACCCAAACCACTGATCAAGAGCTGCTGCATCTAAGAAACAGTTTACCAGACACTGTCAAGATCCAAAGAATCGAGGAAAGATTGTCTGCCTTGGGTAACGTCATATGCTGTAATGACTATGTTGCATTGGTCCACCcagatattgaaagagAGACGGAAGAGATCATTGCCGATGTCTTGGGCGTGgaagttttcaaacaaacaatCGCAGGTAACGTCCTTGTTGGATCTTACTGTTCATTGTCCAACCAAGGTGGGTTAGTTCATCCTCAAACTACTATACAAGACCAAGAAGAACTATCTTCCTTATTACAGGTGCCCATTGTTGCAGGTACTGTCAATAGAGGTTCCAACGTTGTTGGTGCAGGTATGGTTGTCAATGATTGGTTAGCGGTTGCAGGCCTTGACACTACTGCTCCTGAATTGTCTGTTATTGAAAGTATCTTCAGGTTACAAGATAATCAACCAGATGCTATTGGTTCTAACTTGAGAGATACTCTTATTGAGACCTACTCTTGA
- a CDS encoding uncharacterized protein (PKUD0D06320; similar to Saccharomyces cerevisiae YBR030W (RKM3); ancestral locus Anc_3.231) encodes MSISHYRKFFTCRIDCKRHVCFYLYRNKKQPTMATTVNGEQLLEWFQDPANKSYFNHELLTIKKSPISNGIGVFALRSQAPVPKELDDDESNLLLRVHKSMVLSAQTCAISNLIYEEKLGAMYGLVLAFIYERQLGERSPWFTYIETINYKNSKGDLIVPLCLYADKEKAILKGTEVEFMGGLDPQDLKSHFEVSQKFANKVHKEAGLPIPSVLKDNSQFEEFAAITMAVASRAFEIDNYIELGLVPGADLFNHDPFGNEHVHFVAMGDVCPFCGKDDGCGHEDFGPPDSEGEYEEEGWEDVENYDEDEAMDGSVEYQESDDKSKEEEPGDDFSKLEEFDGSFKSETPTYESDEEVEELEEITMDYVAKIETELKEEEEREKAEEEEERDSDMDSEEEFELKELYLNPDECCDIVLERKIFKNKEVFNTYGELPNSVLLVKYGFAVEDNPYDSICLGPQIVEYRKSHQELEERIDWWGCMGWLLLREQERADEEDAQRDERGGSDADSEEGDDGRNEEEEEEEEKEEEEEEEEEESWLFNCRIEHPGRANAQLVAVSKLFTMSTAEFEKMIGDEECDGSTIKELLVNSKATMESKKLLRSWIDGRLSSTGDGKTRSGEMKRHLKKADPLSVRTMLIVATLNEKKLLEKALKTL; translated from the coding sequence ATGTCTATATCTCATTACagaaaatttttcaccTGTCGAATAGATTGTAAAAGACACGTTTGTTTTTACCTGTATAGGAACAAGAAACAACCAACTATGGCCACTACAGTGAATGGGGAGCAACTCTTGGAATGGTTTCAAGATCCAGCTAACAAATCCTATTTCAACCATGAACTTCTAACAATTAAAAAGTCCCCGATATCCAATGGTATTGGTGTATTTGCTTTAAGGAGTCAGGCTCCTGTACCGAAAGAACttgacgatgatgaatcCAATTTGCTATTAAGGGTCCACAAATCCATGGTTTTGTCTGCTCAAACTTGTGCGATCTCAAATTTAATATATGAGGAGAAACTTGGGGCTATGTATGGGTTAGTGCTTGCATTTATATACGAACGGCAATTGGGTGAGAGATCACCTTGGTTCACATATATTGAGACAATCAACTACAAGAACTCCAAGGGTGATCTAATTGTTCCGCTGTGCTTGTATGCGGATAAGGAAAAGGCAATTCTAAAAGGGACAGAAGTTGAGTTTATGGGTGGATTGGATCCTCAAGATTTGAAGAGCCATTTTGAAGTTTCCCAAAAATTTGCCAATAAGGTACACAAGGAAGCTGGATTACCGATACCATCTGTATTGAAAGATAACTCacaatttgaagaatttgcaGCAATCACAATGGCTGTTGCGTCGAGAgcctttgaaattgataattatATCGAGTTGGGTTTAGTGCCTGGAGCGGATCTGTTCAACCATGATCCGTTTGGTAATGAACATGTTCACTTTGTAGCAATGGGTGATGTCTGTCCATTCTGTGGAAAAGACGATGGATGCGGACATGAAGACTTTGGTCCTCCGGATAGTGAGGGAGaatatgaagaagaaggatgGGAAGATGTTGAGAACtacgatgaagatgaggcGATGGACGGGTCTGTAGAGTATCAAGAGTCCGATGATAAAtccaaagaggaagaacCGGGTGATGATTTTTCTAAATTGGAGGAATTTGATGGAAGTTTTAAGAGTGAAACACCAACATACGAgtctgatgaagaagttgaagaattagagGAAATTACAATGGATTATGTGGCAAAAATCGAAACGGAGTTaaaagaggaggaggaaagagaaaaggctgaagaagaagaggaaagagACAGTGATATGGACAGTGAGGAAGAGTTTGAATTAAAGGAACTCTATCTAAATCCGGATGAGTGTTGTGACATAGTACTTGAAAggaaaattttcaaaaataaagaagttttcaataccTATGGGGAATTACCAAATTCTGTATTGTTGGTCAAATATGGATTTGCCGTGGAGGATAACCCATATGACAGCATCTGTCTAGGGCCTCAAATTGTTGAGTACCGTAAGAGCCATCAAGAGTTAGAAGAACGTATAGATTGGTGGGGGTGTATGGGATGGCTACTTCTAAGGGAGCAGGAAAGGGCAGATGAGGAAGATGCCCAAAGAGATGAGAGAGGGGGTAGTGATGCCGACTCTGAGGAAGGTGATGATGGGAGGAAtgaggaagaggaagaagaagaagaaaaagaagaagaagaagaagaagaagaagaagaaagttGGTTATTTAATTGCAGAATTGAACATCCAGGTCGTGCCAATGCTCAGTTAGTTGCAGTTTCGAAGTTGTTTACCATGTCCACGgcagaatttgaaaagatgaTTGGGGATGAGGAATGTGATGGGTCTACAATAAAAGAGCTCTTGGTCAACTCTAAGGCCACCATGGAGTCCAAAAAGTTGTTACGGTCATGGATCGATGGCAGACTGTCGAGTACTGGGGACGGCAAGACCAGAAGCGGAGAAATGAAAAGACACTTAAAGAAGGCAGATCCATTGTCTGTAAGGACCATGCTCATTGTAGCAACGCTAAACGAAAAGAAACTGTTGGAGAAGGCACTCAAGACTTTATAG